One stretch of Prunus persica cultivar Lovell chromosome G1, Prunus_persica_NCBIv2, whole genome shotgun sequence DNA includes these proteins:
- the LOC18791671 gene encoding putative pectinesterase/pectinesterase inhibitor 28, translating to MAADSKKKKIALIIVFSVIGVAMIVAVAVGVTCSRKSAKQNKGTSSSKKAIETICQTTSYKETCQSSLEKAAGDTSDPKELIKTGFQVAADKLDEVIKNSNTLKDLAKDPMASQALDVCKEMLDTAAEDLLGAVDKMGPFDASKMNEYVEDLKVWLSAAVNHQQTCLDAFEGTKGEAGEKMKGFLKTAQELTSNGLAMVSEISSLLGSVNSNTHRRRLLGSSSGDQKSKRVYKPLPSWIGARKLDLLTATPQSLKPNVVVAQDGTGKYKSIQEALKEVPKKSAQPFVIYIKEGVYKEYVIVDKDMTNVVMIGDGPTKTRISGSKNYADGTTTMYTATFAAVGDYFVAKGIGFENTAGAAKHQAVALRVQSDFSIFYNCYIDAYQDTLYTQTYRQYYRDCTISGTVDFIFGDGVAMFQNCRMVVRKPGDSQSCMVTAQGRTDKNEITAIVLQNCTITGEPDYMAVKDKNKAYLGRPWKGFARVVVIQSQIDNAIAPEGWTEWTGEKFHTSCFVAESGNRGAGADMSKRVKWQTLMKLTPEQAAAFTPARLFEGDKWVKPSGVPYVSGMMSV from the exons ATGGCGGCTgattcaaagaagaagaagatcgcATTAATCATCGTGTTTTCTGTTATTGGGGTGGCGATGATAGTGGCGGTGGCGGTGGGTGTCACATGCAGCAGAAAAAGCGCGAAACAGAACAAAGGAACCTCCTCGTCCAAAAAGGCGATTGAGACTATTTGCCAGACCACCAGCTACAAAGAAACCTGCCAGAGCAGCCTCGAGAAAGCGGCCGGCGACACCTCCGACCCGAAAGAGCTGATCAAGACCGGGTTCCAGGTGGCAGCGGACAAGCTGGACGAGGTCATCAAGAACTCCAACACCTTGAAAGATCTTGCCAAGGATCCCATGGCCAGCCAGGCTCTGGACGTCTGCAAGGAAATGCTGGATACAGCCGCTGAGGATCTCCTCGGAGCCGTTGATAAAATGGGGCCGTTCGATGCCAGCAAGATGAATGAATATGTTGAGGACCTCAAAGTGTGGCTGAGCGCCGCCGTCAACCACCAGCAAACTTGCCTGGACGCGTTTGAGGGCACCAAGGGTGAGGCCGGGGAGAAAATGAAGGGGTTTTTGAAGACCGCGCAAGAACTCACAAGCAATGGACTTGCCATGGTCTCTGAAATCTCTTCACTGTTGGGATCCGTCAATTCAAACACCCACCGCCGCAGACTCCTCGGTTCTTCGTCAGGTGACCAGAAGAGTAAGAGGGTTTATAAGCCGCTGCCGTCGTGGATCGGTGCTCGCAAGTTGGATCTCTTGACTGCCACTCCGCAGAGTCTGAAGCCCAACGTGGTTGTGGCTCAGGATGGGACTGGCAAGTACAAGAGCATCCAGGAAGCTTTGAAGGAGGTGCCAAAGAAGAGCGCCCAGCCCTTTGTGATTTATATCAAGGAGGGAGTTTACAAAGAGTATGTCATCGTTGATAAGGACATGACCAATGTCGTCATGATTGGTGATGGTCCTACCAAGACAAGGATCTCCGGTAGCAAAAACTATGCAGATGGTACCACAACTATGTATACTGCAACATTTG CCGCAGTTGGAGACTACTTCGTTGCCAAGGGCATAGGATTTGAGAACACAGCGGGAGCCGCAAAGCACCAGGCCGTGGCACTGCGTGTGCAATCAGACTTTTCCATCTTCTACAACTGCTACATTGATGCGTACCAAGACACCCTCTACACCCAAACCTACCGGCAATACTACCGTGACTGCACCATCTCCGGGACAGTGGACTTCATCTTCGGAGATGGTGTGGCGATGTTCCAAAACTGCAGGATGGTGGTTAGAAAGCCAGGGGATTCACAGTCTTGCATGGTCACGGCCCAAGGCAGGACCGACAAGAATGAGATCACAGCCATTGTCCTCCAAAACTGCACCATCACTGGTGAGCCAGACTACATGGCTGTAAAGGACAAAAACAAGGCCTACTTGGGGAGGCCATGGAAGGGCTTTGCAAGGGTGGTGGTGATACAGTCGCAGATTGACAATGCGATTGCGCCCGAAGGATGGACAGAATGGACTGGTGAGAAATTTCACACTAGTTGCTTTGTGGCTGAGTCCGGCAACAGGGGTGCTGGGGCTGACATGTCCAAGAGGGTCAAATGGCAAACCCTAATGAAGCTTACTCCAGAACAAGCTGCGGCTTTCACCCCTGCGAGGTTGTTTGAGGGTGATAAATGGGTCAAACCCAGTGGGGTTCCTTATGTTTCTGGCATGATGTCTGTGTAG